In Aegilops tauschii subsp. strangulata cultivar AL8/78 chromosome 3, Aet v6.0, whole genome shotgun sequence, one genomic interval encodes:
- the LOC109768174 gene encoding uncharacterized protein, which yields MSMLEAFFGKGAGGGGGGGFRAAKCKTLLKLSIPRIKLLRNRRELQLRQMRRDIAKLLEAGQEATARIRVEHIIREENMMAAQEILELFCELVAVRLPVIEAQKECPIDLKEAISSICFAAPRCSDLPELMQVQMMFATKYGKEFVAAAAELMPDSGVNRQIIELLSIRPPPVDIKMKLLKEIAEEHEIDWDPSETETEYLKPHEDLLNGPTYFSGSTLPLPKEKHEEPVAATAADEPGEDYQSDGGFDSLDLPEVPKAAIRPASGTQSTPDIGPHVQSSQSAAHDFPNPPDLEENPTADAALYNYLKSSEPPVSPQFAQPRMPALPDEKKQFVPFVSPPPFASASSMERSDSIPLNSPQVKPTEQEFFTRSVDEVTAPQTPKDFNMFSKRPEQVHSISPIESGENIDMDGVVSAAQTAADSAERAASAARAAANLAKLCIADLKKNTRVYESHSDGSQKESHHQTEQKPVFDHQDSFSNDFEGYAPSHVPQRSTSLEDDPFSYPNLFSAKP from the exons ATGTCGATGCTGGAAGCCTTCTTCGGCaagggcgccggcggcggcggcggcggcggcttccgcGCCGCCAAGTG CAAGACGCTGCTCAAGCTGTCCATCCCGCGGATAAAGCTGCTGCGGAACCGCCGGGAGCTGCAGCTGCGCCAGATGCGCCGGGACATCGCCAAGCTCCTCGAGGCCGGCCAGGAAGCCACCGCCAGAATCAGG GTGGAGCACATCATCCGGGAGGAGAACATGATGGCGGCGCAGGAGATCCTGGAGCTCTTCTGCGAGCTCGTCGCCGTTCGCCTGCCCGTCATAGAGGCCCAAAA GGAATGCCCTATAGATCTCAAAGAGGCAATATCCAGCATCTGTTTTGCTGCTCCTAGGTGTTCAGATTTGCCTGAACTGATGCAAGTCCAAATGATGTTTGCAACTAAATATGGGAAGGAGTTTGTTGCTGCAGCTGCAGAACTTATGCCGGATTCTGGGGTCAACCGTCAG ATAATTGAACTACTTTCAATCCGTCCTCCTCCAGTAGATATAAAGATGAAACTGCTGAAGGAGATTGCTGAGGAACATGAGATCGACTGGGATCCATCAGAAACAGAGACAGAATATCTTAAACCCCATGAAGATCTATTG AATGGACCAACCTACTTCAGTGGTTCAACACTGCCACTTCCAAAGGAGAAACACGAGGAACCAGTAGCTGCAACTGCCGCTGACGAACCTGGTGAAGATTATCAATCTGATGGCGGCTTTGACTCACTGGATTTGCCTGAAGTCCCAAAAGCAGCAATTCGTCCAGCTTCTGGTACTCAATCAACCCCAGATATTGGTCCACATGTGCAAAGCTCACAGTCGGCTGCTCATGATTTCCCAAACCCACCTGACTTGGAAGAGAATCCAACAGCTGATGCTGCTTTATATAATTATCTGAAAAGTTCAGAACCCCCAGTTTCTCCACAATTTGCTCAGCCAAGGATGCCAGCTTTGCCAGATGAAAAGAAGCAATTTGTTCCTTTTGTCTCTCCCCCACcatttgcttctgcttcttctaTGGAGAGAAGTGACTCGATTCCCTTAAATTCTCCTCAAGTGAAGCCAACAGAGCAAGAATTCTTCACAAGGTCAGTTGATGAAGTGACTGCTCCCCAAACACCCAAAGATTTCAACATGTTCTCGAAGCGTCCAGAACAGGTGCATTCGATCTCTCCTATAGAGAGCGGGGAAAATATTGATATGGATGGCGTGGTTTCAGCTGCCCAAACAGCTGCTGATTCAGCAGAGCGAGCTGCATCGGCAGCACGTGCTGCTGCAAACCTTGCAAAACTGTGCATTGCCGATCTAAAGAAGAACACTAGGGTTTATGAGAGCCACAGTGATGGTAGCCAAAAGGAAAGTCATCATCAAACTGAGCAGAAACCGGTATTTGATCATCAGGACTCTTTTTCCAATGACTTTGAGGGTTATGCGCCATCTCATGTGCCTCAGAGATCAACATCGTTGGAGGACGATCCATTCTCCTACCCCAACCTCTTCTCAGCGAAGCCTTGA